A window of Rufibacter sp. LB8 contains these coding sequences:
- a CDS encoding UbiA family prenyltransferase produces MKQSWSDAVKLLRIPFSLFLMPIFWFALSAATEVSFWRAALVFFILHVLVYPASNGYNSYYDRDEGSIGGLKNPPKVNQQLYWLVVGFDVAALLLGLVLSWAFALLVLVYLLVSKAYSYDKIRLKKYPYLSTIVVVVFQGAFTFVMVQLGAGVALSDIQVHTNLLLALVSSLFLCGSYPLTQVYQHKEDAQRGDKTLSLTLGLWGTFQFAAVSLVVATAVLLYTYWLRQENTHSLLFLACTGPVVLVFTRWVLQVRKNAAAASFEQTMRMNQVSSLSMSAAFIAILLWQHLQPFAR; encoded by the coding sequence ATGAAACAATCTTGGTCAGATGCGGTGAAATTGCTGCGCATTCCGTTCTCGTTGTTTTTGATGCCCATTTTCTGGTTTGCGCTGAGCGCGGCTACCGAGGTTTCTTTCTGGCGCGCCGCCCTGGTGTTTTTCATCTTGCACGTGTTGGTGTACCCCGCCAGCAATGGCTACAATTCTTATTATGACCGTGACGAAGGCAGCATTGGCGGCCTCAAGAATCCGCCCAAAGTAAACCAGCAATTGTACTGGTTGGTGGTGGGGTTTGATGTAGCGGCATTGCTACTGGGCTTGGTTTTGTCCTGGGCATTTGCCTTGCTGGTGCTGGTGTATCTGCTGGTGTCAAAGGCGTACAGTTATGACAAAATCAGGCTGAAGAAATACCCGTACCTGAGCACAATAGTGGTGGTGGTGTTCCAGGGTGCGTTTACGTTTGTGATGGTGCAGTTGGGTGCCGGCGTGGCTTTATCTGACATTCAGGTGCATACAAATTTGCTGCTGGCGCTGGTGAGTTCTTTGTTTCTCTGCGGCTCTTACCCACTCACCCAGGTGTACCAACACAAAGAAGACGCCCAGCGCGGCGACAAAACCCTCAGTCTGACATTAGGGTTGTGGGGCACGTTTCAGTTTGCGGCGGTTAGTTTGGTGGTGGCCACGGCGGTGTTGCTGTACACGTATTGGCTTCGGCAGGAAAACACGCACAGCCTTCTTTTTCTGGCCTGCACCGGGCCGGTGGTGCTGGTGTTCACGCGCTGGGTGCTGCAGGTGAGAAAAAATGCCGCCGCCGCCAGTTTTGAACAGACCATGCGTATGAACCAAGTCTCCAGTCTAAGCATGAGCGCGGCGTTTATCGCCATTTTGCTGTGGCAACACCTGCAGCCTTTTGCACGGTAG
- a CDS encoding class I SAM-dependent methyltransferase, which yields MQQRWHLFELEDQAWFPHAVRQGMMDVLRFMITWLGVYKPIVPLLQNALQATQQTHLLDLASGAGGGMLQVWQELEKLSNQRLTVTLTDKFPNPEAYAYLHTQSNGAITFEPEAVDATAVPPHLTGFRTVFSAFHHFRPDTAQAILQDAVRQNQGIGVFEGAGKHWHEILLAWLVFPWLILVITPFIRPFTWSRLFFTYVLPLIPLGVVWDGTVSILRLYTPAHLQKMVNNLNAPHYTWQIGRARHWTGTGILYLIGYPTPPAQA from the coding sequence ATGCAGCAACGCTGGCACCTATTTGAACTGGAAGACCAGGCTTGGTTTCCGCACGCGGTGCGCCAGGGTATGATGGATGTGCTCCGGTTCATGATTACGTGGCTGGGCGTGTACAAACCCATTGTGCCTTTGCTGCAGAACGCCTTGCAGGCCACGCAACAGACCCACTTACTGGACCTGGCCTCGGGCGCGGGCGGTGGCATGTTGCAAGTCTGGCAGGAATTGGAAAAACTCTCCAACCAACGCCTCACCGTCACGCTCACAGACAAATTTCCCAACCCTGAGGCCTATGCGTACCTGCACACGCAGTCTAACGGCGCCATTACCTTTGAACCTGAAGCAGTAGATGCCACAGCCGTACCGCCGCATCTAACTGGTTTCCGGACGGTTTTTTCGGCGTTCCATCATTTCAGGCCAGACACGGCGCAGGCCATTCTGCAAGATGCCGTACGGCAGAACCAGGGCATTGGCGTGTTTGAAGGCGCCGGCAAGCACTGGCACGAGATTCTGCTGGCCTGGCTGGTTTTCCCGTGGTTGATTCTGGTCATTACGCCGTTCATCAGGCCGTTTACCTGGAGCCGCCTGTTCTTCACCTATGTACTCCCGTTGATCCCGTTAGGCGTGGTCTGGGATGGTACCGTGTCTATTTTGCGGCTCTACACGCCGGCGCATCTGCAGAAAATGGTAAACAATCTGAACGCCCCGCATTACACTTGGCAGATTGGTCGCGCGCGGCACTGGACAGGCACTGGCATTCTGTATCTCATTGGCTACCCTACTCCCCCGGCACAGGCATGA
- a CDS encoding lipocalin family protein: protein MKNVFAVPVKVSLTYLLVLCLSVLSFSCNKKQEAGSPSMISGATSKVWKASKETNAAGDKESLSSEEKQQQIQFFANGNFTQTSESQSANGTWAYDDAAKNLALTYSGNSVSENFKVTEIDEDDLKLQAPDGSTLTLKAE from the coding sequence ATGAAAAATGTATTTGCCGTGCCCGTGAAAGTGAGCCTGACCTACCTGCTGGTGTTGTGCCTGAGCGTTTTGTCTTTTAGCTGCAACAAAAAGCAGGAAGCAGGCAGCCCCAGCATGATTTCGGGCGCCACCAGCAAAGTCTGGAAAGCCAGCAAAGAAACCAACGCCGCCGGCGACAAAGAAAGCCTCTCCAGCGAAGAAAAGCAGCAGCAGATCCAATTCTTCGCGAACGGAAACTTTACGCAGACCTCTGAATCGCAGAGCGCCAATGGCACCTGGGCCTATGATGATGCCGCCAAAAACCTGGCACTTACCTACAGCGGCAACAGCGTGAGCGAGAACTTTAAGGTCACCGAGATTGACGAAGACGACCTCAAACTGCAAGCCCCAGACGGTTCTACGTTGACGTTGAAAGCAGAGTAA
- a CDS encoding LysM peptidoglycan-binding domain-containing protein, translating into MGLFDFLKKGEEKPVPAPMAKPVATPAPAPAAAATDTYTVKSGDSLSKIAKNFYGDAQKWHKIHEANLDQIKNPDLIEVGWVLKIPKA; encoded by the coding sequence ATGGGACTATTTGATTTTCTAAAAAAGGGCGAGGAAAAACCGGTGCCAGCGCCAATGGCCAAACCAGTTGCCACCCCAGCGCCCGCTCCGGCCGCTGCCGCCACAGATACCTACACCGTGAAAAGCGGCGATTCACTTTCTAAAATAGCCAAGAATTTTTACGGCGATGCCCAGAAATGGCACAAGATCCATGAGGCCAACCTGGACCAGATCAAGAACCCCGACCTTATTGAAGTGGGTTGGGTGCTTAAAATCCCCAAAGCTTAA
- a CDS encoding GNAT family N-acetyltransferase: MSLDIQHDEEYQQFTAFLNNEEIGELAYATPEPDIMDFQHTFIEKEYRGKGLADELIKHGLDYAAENGFQVRATCKAVASYLERNPG, from the coding sequence ATGTCTTTAGATATTCAGCATGATGAAGAGTACCAACAATTTACCGCCTTTCTCAACAATGAAGAGATAGGAGAATTGGCCTACGCCACGCCTGAGCCTGATATCATGGACTTTCAGCATACGTTCATTGAGAAGGAGTACCGGGGCAAGGGCCTGGCAGATGAATTAATCAAGCACGGTTTGGACTATGCCGCCGAAAACGGTTTTCAAGTGCGCGCCACCTGCAAGGCCGTGGCCAGTTATTTAGAACGAAACCCCGGCTGA
- the acs gene encoding acetate--CoA ligase, with protein MDYRIKSLEEYQQAYQHSVDNPEEFWGNIAENFTWKKKWDKVLDWNFEEPNVKWFVNGKLNITENCLDRHLEKRGNKLALIWEPNDPKERYIRFTYRELHEKVCQMANILKRNGVQKGDRVCIYMPMIPELAFAVLACARIGAVHSVIFAGFSHTAMADRINDAQAKVVLTSDGLNRGSKQIPVKRVVDEALEDCTSVEKVVVVDRVGWAVNMVEGRDVWYHEELEHVDKNCPAEEMDAEDMLFILYTSGSTGKPKGVVHTCGGYMVYTDYTFRNVFQYEESDIYWCTADVGWITGHSYLLYGPLLSGATSLMFEGVPTFPDPGRFWQVIDKFGVNIFYTAPTAIRSLMASGLDHVLSYSLDSLKVLGSVGEPINEEAWHWYHIHVGKERCPVVDTWWQTETAGIMLSSLAGITPSKPSHAGFALPGVQPLLVDQEGKEILENEVEGYLCMKFPWPGIIRTTYGDHERCRQSYFSAYKGLYFTGDGAKRDKDGLWRIIGRVDDVINVSGHRFGTAEIENAINQNKHIVESAVVGYPHDVKGQGIYAFVVCGDEIPQSHEHLRAEVIETVVDQIGKIAKPDKIQIVSGLPKTRSGKIMRRILRKVAEGETSNLGDTSTLLDPPIVDEIIKGAL; from the coding sequence ATGGACTACCGCATAAAATCTTTAGAAGAATACCAGCAAGCCTACCAACACAGCGTTGACAACCCAGAGGAGTTCTGGGGAAACATTGCCGAGAATTTCACCTGGAAAAAGAAGTGGGACAAAGTGCTGGACTGGAACTTTGAGGAGCCCAACGTGAAATGGTTTGTGAACGGCAAGCTCAACATCACCGAGAACTGCCTGGACCGCCACCTGGAGAAACGCGGCAACAAGCTGGCCCTCATCTGGGAACCCAATGATCCCAAAGAACGCTACATACGCTTCACTTACCGCGAACTGCACGAGAAAGTCTGCCAGATGGCCAACATTCTCAAGCGCAACGGCGTGCAGAAAGGCGACCGCGTGTGCATCTACATGCCCATGATTCCGGAGTTGGCGTTTGCCGTGCTGGCCTGTGCAAGGATTGGCGCGGTGCATTCAGTGATCTTCGCCGGTTTCTCGCATACGGCCATGGCCGATAGAATCAATGACGCCCAGGCCAAAGTGGTGCTCACCTCAGACGGACTCAACCGCGGCTCCAAGCAGATTCCCGTGAAACGCGTGGTAGACGAAGCCCTGGAAGACTGCACCAGCGTGGAGAAAGTGGTGGTGGTAGACCGCGTGGGCTGGGCCGTGAACATGGTGGAAGGCCGTGATGTCTGGTACCACGAAGAACTAGAGCACGTTGACAAAAACTGCCCCGCAGAGGAAATGGATGCAGAAGACATGCTCTTCATCTTGTACACCTCAGGCTCCACCGGCAAACCCAAAGGCGTAGTACACACCTGCGGCGGCTACATGGTCTATACAGATTACACGTTTAGAAACGTGTTCCAATACGAGGAAAGCGACATTTACTGGTGTACTGCCGATGTGGGTTGGATTACCGGTCACTCCTATTTGCTGTATGGTCCGTTGTTGTCTGGGGCAACCAGTTTAATGTTTGAGGGCGTGCCCACGTTCCCAGACCCGGGCCGTTTCTGGCAGGTGATTGACAAATTCGGCGTGAACATTTTCTACACCGCGCCTACCGCCATCAGGTCTTTGATGGCTTCCGGCCTGGACCACGTGTTATCTTATAGTCTGGATTCTTTGAAAGTGCTGGGCTCGGTGGGTGAACCCATTAATGAAGAAGCCTGGCATTGGTACCACATTCACGTGGGCAAAGAGCGCTGCCCGGTGGTAGACACCTGGTGGCAAACCGAGACAGCCGGCATCATGCTCAGTTCTTTGGCGGGCATTACGCCGTCAAAACCCAGCCACGCGGGCTTCGCGCTGCCAGGCGTGCAGCCGCTGCTGGTAGACCAGGAAGGAAAGGAAATTCTGGAGAACGAAGTGGAAGGCTACCTGTGCATGAAGTTTCCGTGGCCGGGCATTATACGCACCACGTACGGCGACCATGAGCGCTGCCGCCAAAGCTATTTCAGCGCCTACAAAGGCCTGTACTTCACCGGTGACGGCGCCAAGCGCGACAAAGACGGCCTGTGGCGCATTATTGGCCGCGTAGATGACGTGATTAACGTGTCGGGCCACCGTTTTGGCACCGCCGAGATTGAGAACGCCATCAACCAGAACAAACACATTGTGGAGAGCGCCGTGGTGGGCTACCCGCACGATGTGAAAGGCCAGGGCATATACGCCTTCGTGGTCTGCGGTGACGAGATTCCGCAGAGCCATGAGCACCTACGCGCTGAGGTGATTGAAACCGTGGTGGACCAAATAGGAAAAATAGCGAAGCCCGACAAAATTCAGATTGTGAGCGGCCTGCCCAAGACTCGTTCGGGCAAGATCATGCGGCGCATTTTACGCAAAGTAGCCGAAGGGGAAACCAGCAACCTGGGAGACACCAGCACGCTGCTGGACCCGCCCATTGTAGATGAAATTATAAAAGGAGCCTTGTAG
- a CDS encoding sodium/solute symporter (Members of the Solute:Sodium Symporter (SSS), TC 2.A.21 as described in tcdb.org, catalyze solute:Na+ symport. Known solutes for members of the family include sugars, amino acids, nucleosides, inositols, vitamins, urea or anions, depending on the system.) produces MLSSFVLLQATPTASTLGTANPVSIAMFFLFVAVTLYITYWAAKKTKTGSEFYAAGRNISGFQNGLALAGDYMSAASFLGIAGMVATKGYDGLIYSIGFLVGWPLIMFLIAEPLRNLGKYTFADVVAYRLRQRPIRIASSVGSLLTISFYLIAQMVGAGGLIKTLFGLEYEIAVVIVGAVMTLYVLFGGMIATTWVQIIKAVLLLSGATVLVLLSLAKFGFSPGNLLEAVSTQYGQAMLSPGGYITNPFDALSLGLALMLGTAGLPHILMRFYTVPDAKAARKSVFVATGFIGYFYLLTFLIGFSAMALVGKPAIEGLDKGGNMAALLLAEQTGGTAFLGFIAAVAFATILAVVAGLTLSGASSISHDLYVHVFKKGVSDEKGEMKVARRATIALGILSILLGLVFKGQNVAFMVGLAFSIAASANFPALLMSIIWKKFTTQGAVWSIVTGAALSLILIVLSPTIMVDIMGYPEAIFPLKNPALVSMSSAFLVGIIVSLLKPEPAAAAKFESEKLRTYLGVGAE; encoded by the coding sequence ATGCTTTCTTCGTTCGTTCTTTTGCAGGCTACGCCAACTGCCTCTACCTTGGGCACCGCCAACCCGGTCTCCATTGCCATGTTTTTCCTGTTTGTGGCCGTTACGCTGTACATTACCTACTGGGCCGCCAAAAAAACCAAAACCGGTTCTGAGTTCTACGCCGCCGGGCGCAACATCTCGGGGTTCCAGAACGGTCTGGCCCTGGCCGGCGACTACATGAGCGCCGCTTCTTTTCTGGGCATTGCGGGCATGGTGGCTACCAAAGGCTATGACGGCTTAATCTATTCCATCGGGTTCCTGGTGGGCTGGCCCTTGATCATGTTCCTCATTGCCGAACCGCTACGTAACCTGGGCAAATATACCTTCGCCGATGTAGTGGCCTATCGGTTGCGGCAACGACCCATCAGAATTGCGTCTTCGGTGGGTTCTTTGCTCACTATTTCATTTTACCTGATTGCCCAAATGGTGGGCGCCGGCGGCCTGATCAAGACCTTGTTTGGGTTGGAATACGAGATTGCCGTGGTGATTGTGGGCGCGGTGATGACCCTATATGTGCTGTTTGGCGGCATGATTGCCACTACCTGGGTGCAGATTATTAAAGCGGTGTTGTTGTTGAGCGGCGCCACGGTGCTGGTGCTTTTGTCTTTGGCGAAGTTCGGGTTTAGCCCCGGCAATCTGTTGGAAGCAGTGAGCACGCAGTACGGCCAGGCAATGCTTTCGCCGGGCGGCTACATCACCAATCCGTTTGATGCGCTATCCCTGGGTTTGGCCTTGATGCTGGGCACCGCGGGCCTGCCGCACATTCTCATGCGTTTTTACACCGTGCCAGACGCCAAAGCCGCGCGTAAATCAGTGTTTGTGGCCACGGGTTTCATCGGCTATTTCTATCTGCTCACGTTTTTGATCGGTTTTTCGGCCATGGCCTTGGTGGGAAAACCCGCCATTGAAGGCCTGGACAAAGGCGGCAACATGGCCGCTTTGCTTTTGGCCGAACAGACCGGCGGCACCGCGTTCCTGGGCTTTATTGCGGCCGTGGCTTTCGCTACCATTCTGGCCGTGGTGGCCGGTTTGACTTTGTCGGGCGCGTCCAGCATTTCGCATGATTTGTATGTGCACGTGTTCAAAAAAGGCGTTTCTGACGAAAAAGGAGAAATGAAAGTAGCCCGCCGGGCCACCATTGCTTTGGGAATTCTTTCTATTCTGCTGGGCTTGGTGTTCAAGGGCCAGAACGTGGCGTTTATGGTGGGCCTGGCGTTTTCCATTGCGGCCAGCGCTAACTTCCCGGCCCTGCTTATGTCCATTATCTGGAAGAAGTTCACCACCCAGGGCGCGGTCTGGAGCATTGTGACCGGGGCCGCACTTTCGTTGATTTTAATCGTTCTCAGCCCAACCATTATGGTAGACATTATGGGCTATCCTGAAGCTATTTTCCCGCTCAAAAATCCGGCCTTGGTGTCCATGTCCAGCGCTTTCCTAGTGGGCATTATTGTCTCGCTGTTAAAACCAGAACCGGCGGCGGCGGCCAAGTTTGAATCTGAGAAACTGCGTACGTATTTAGGCGTAGGCGCTGAGTAA
- a CDS encoding DUF485 domain-containing protein: MFARRPYTGYKIYQSMENEPKPSANSTAILESAAFKKLVKQRWSVSLVLTFAMLAVYFGFLLLVAFDKELLATKIGDYTTLAIPVGLGIILFAWLLTGVYVFWANNKYDASVEELKNKIS; the protein is encoded by the coding sequence TTGTTCGCCCGAAGACCTTACACCGGTTATAAAATCTACCAATCCATGGAAAACGAGCCTAAACCATCAGCCAATTCAACTGCCATTCTGGAGAGCGCCGCCTTCAAAAAACTGGTCAAGCAGCGGTGGTCGGTGTCATTGGTGCTCACGTTTGCCATGCTGGCGGTGTACTTCGGGTTTCTGCTGCTGGTGGCGTTTGACAAAGAGCTGCTGGCCACCAAAATTGGCGACTACACCACGCTGGCCATACCCGTGGGCCTGGGTATTATTCTGTTTGCCTGGCTCCTGACGGGCGTGTACGTTTTCTGGGCGAACAACAAATACGATGCCTCTGTGGAAGAGCTCAAAAACAAGATTTCCTGA
- a CDS encoding ribonuclease HII: MLISNHSGKRLEAGLDEAGRGCLAGPVVAAAVILPPDYHHALLTDSKQLTAKQRDLLRGEIYKEAVAWAVGEVSPQEIDEINILNASFLAMHRALDQLPQVPEYLLVDGNRFTPYRNVPHACMVKGDSRFFHIAAASVLAKTHRDELMSRLSEEFPEYGWAQNAGYPTAVHRRGIAQHGPCSHHRLTFKLLQAQPEPDAVLVT, translated from the coding sequence ATGCTCATCAGCAATCACAGCGGGAAACGTCTGGAGGCGGGCTTAGACGAAGCTGGACGCGGCTGTCTGGCCGGGCCCGTGGTGGCCGCGGCCGTCATTCTTCCGCCAGATTACCACCACGCGCTGCTCACCGATTCCAAACAACTCACCGCCAAACAGCGGGATTTGCTGCGCGGCGAGATTTACAAAGAGGCCGTGGCCTGGGCCGTGGGCGAGGTGAGCCCGCAGGAAATTGACGAAATTAACATCTTAAACGCCTCTTTTCTGGCCATGCACCGCGCCCTGGACCAACTGCCCCAGGTGCCGGAATATCTGTTGGTGGACGGCAACCGGTTTACGCCCTACAGAAACGTGCCCCACGCCTGCATGGTCAAAGGCGACAGCCGGTTTTTTCACATAGCCGCGGCTTCTGTGCTGGCCAAAACGCACCGAGATGAACTGATGAGCCGTTTATCTGAAGAATTTCCGGAGTACGGCTGGGCCCAGAACGCCGGGTACCCCACCGCCGTGCACCGCCGGGGAATTGCGCAGCACGGGCCTTGTTCACACCACCGCCTCACGTTCAAACTCCTGCAAGCGCAGCCAGAACCAGATGCTGTACTGGTAACATAA
- a CDS encoding response regulator, which translates to MSESQASILLVEDDYLDAMSVERELRKIKVMVPLHKAKNGREALSMLRGDAGVPKLNPAPTIILLDINMPKMNGIEFLEELRRDPFLSHISVFIMTTSNEDSDRLAAQNLRVNGYIVKPLTFDTFNDGASSLDSFSLFLDLLKLKPQ; encoded by the coding sequence ATGAGTGAATCCCAAGCTAGTATTTTGTTAGTGGAAGACGATTACCTTGACGCCATGAGCGTGGAGCGTGAATTGAGAAAAATCAAGGTGATGGTTCCGCTGCACAAAGCTAAAAATGGGCGTGAGGCGCTTTCCATGCTTCGCGGCGATGCCGGAGTACCCAAACTGAACCCCGCCCCCACCATTATTCTGCTGGACATCAACATGCCCAAAATGAATGGCATTGAGTTTCTGGAGGAATTGCGCCGAGACCCGTTTCTGTCCCACATCAGCGTGTTCATCATGACCACGTCCAATGAAGACTCAGACCGGCTGGCCGCCCAGAACCTGCGCGTGAACGGCTACATTGTGAAACCGCTCACCTTTGACACCTTCAATGACGGCGCCTCCAGCCTGGACAGTTTCAGTCTGTTCCTGGATCTGTTGAAGCTGAAACCGCAGTAA
- a CDS encoding ATP-binding protein, with translation MNLSTKLFAGFVLISFIFTAVAIVNYRLSEDVIANSNFVADSQNITRTSASLQRNLIDMETGMRGFLLTGNKTFLDPYYVAARDLPGLFSLLKDYVKEKPEQLSRVKEIEELHQKWRYDFAELLIVEKEKEVAAGATVRGITTLDHGYLVLNEEGKRLTDRMRIYFKAFNSIEYQVREVRKNRLEQSIADTRRISTTLTIISVVLGMVWAYYITRLISRRIMKMVNLADRISYGEYKTQIEDNENDELTRLSDSLNRMAATIDKTFSELDSKNKELDQFAYVVSHDLKAPLRGIENASRWVEEDMGKELPPHVLEYLMMMRVRVHRMENLINGILALARIGKSNLEVETVDVQALLYEVVDMLNPPAGFKIHFSDRMPTLKAARVELQQVFSNLISNAIKYHHQDTGNVTIEYKETPEMHKFSVIDDGPGIEPEYHERIFVLFQTLQERDAVESTGVGLAIVKKIIERRGGSIWVHSDLGKGATFTFQWPKETLAA, from the coding sequence ATGAATCTTTCAACCAAGCTGTTTGCTGGCTTTGTACTGATTTCCTTTATTTTCACGGCGGTGGCCATTGTGAACTACCGCCTTTCTGAAGATGTGATCGCCAACTCCAACTTTGTGGCCGACTCACAGAACATCACGCGTACCTCGGCCTCTCTGCAGCGGAACCTTATTGACATGGAGACCGGCATGCGCGGTTTCCTGCTCACAGGCAATAAAACCTTTCTGGACCCTTATTATGTGGCGGCCCGTGACCTGCCTGGCCTGTTCTCCCTCCTGAAAGATTACGTGAAAGAGAAACCAGAGCAGCTGAGCCGCGTGAAGGAAATTGAGGAACTGCACCAGAAATGGCGCTATGATTTCGCGGAGCTTTTGATTGTTGAGAAGGAGAAGGAAGTGGCCGCCGGGGCCACCGTGCGCGGCATCACCACCCTGGACCACGGCTATCTGGTGCTCAATGAGGAAGGCAAGCGCCTCACAGACCGCATGCGTATCTATTTCAAGGCTTTCAACAGCATTGAGTACCAGGTGCGCGAGGTGCGCAAGAACCGCCTGGAGCAAAGTATAGCAGATACCCGCCGCATTTCCACCACCCTCACCATTATTTCTGTGGTCCTGGGCATGGTCTGGGCCTACTACATCACCCGGCTTATCTCAAGGCGCATCATGAAAATGGTGAACCTGGCAGACCGCATCTCTTACGGCGAGTACAAAACCCAGATTGAGGACAATGAGAACGATGAACTGACCCGTCTTTCTGACTCGCTCAACCGCATGGCGGCCACCATTGACAAGACCTTCTCTGAGCTGGACAGCAAAAACAAAGAGCTGGACCAGTTTGCCTACGTGGTGTCGCATGACCTGAAAGCCCCGCTGCGCGGCATAGAGAACGCCTCAAGGTGGGTGGAGGAAGACATGGGCAAGGAGTTGCCGCCGCACGTGCTGGAATACCTCATGATGATGCGCGTACGGGTGCACCGCATGGAAAACCTGATCAACGGTATTCTGGCCCTGGCCCGCATTGGCAAGTCAAACCTGGAAGTGGAGACCGTAGATGTGCAGGCGCTGCTTTATGAAGTGGTAGACATGCTCAACCCACCGGCTGGTTTCAAGATTCATTTCTCAGACCGTATGCCCACGTTAAAAGCCGCCCGGGTAGAGTTGCAGCAGGTGTTTTCCAACCTCATCAGCAATGCCATTAAGTACCACCACCAAGACACGGGCAACGTGACCATAGAGTACAAAGAGACCCCAGAGATGCATAAATTCTCAGTGATAGATGACGGCCCGGGCATTGAACCGGAGTACCATGAGAGAATATTCGTGTTATTTCAAACCTTACAGGAGCGCGATGCCGTAGAAAGCACGGGGGTGGGCCTGGCCATTGTGAAGAAAATCATTGAACGGCGCGGCGGCAGCATCTGGGTACACTCAGACCTGGGCAAAGGCGCCACCTTCACCTTTCAGTGGCCCAAAGAAACCCTGGCTGCTTGA
- a CDS encoding TetR/AcrR family transcriptional regulator has protein sequence MSFRETILNEALVIFEHKGIENISLETLLDDLEISRGTLLGIAGTKKELVQHCIQHSIKERQAALNQVLATTEHPLEALLQMLQLTLEEVYSLNHDFVQDLRDHYPLSWVRLHLYMRTLSEEYLKPLLQQSIALGYLQADLLPELVVRMFLSQMQGLTNPALFPANRFGYQELFKVVVVYYLRGCATPLGQEQIEEYTCRALAQ, from the coding sequence ATGAGTTTCAGGGAGACAATCTTAAATGAGGCGTTGGTCATTTTTGAGCATAAGGGAATTGAGAATATTTCTCTTGAAACCCTGCTGGATGACCTGGAAATTTCAAGGGGAACCTTGCTGGGTATTGCCGGCACCAAGAAAGAACTGGTACAGCATTGCATTCAGCATTCCATTAAAGAACGGCAGGCGGCCCTAAATCAGGTGCTGGCCACTACAGAGCATCCGCTGGAAGCCCTGCTGCAGATGCTGCAACTTACCCTGGAGGAAGTGTATTCCCTGAATCATGACTTTGTGCAGGATTTGCGGGACCATTACCCTTTGTCTTGGGTGCGGCTGCACCTGTACATGCGCACGCTCTCTGAGGAATACCTCAAACCGCTGCTGCAGCAGAGCATAGCGCTGGGGTACCTGCAAGCAGACCTTCTGCCAGAATTGGTGGTGCGCATGTTCCTGAGCCAGATGCAAGGCCTCACCAACCCAGCTCTGTTCCCGGCCAACCGCTTTGGGTACCAGGAGTTGTTTAAGGTAGTGGTGGTCTATTATCTGCGCGGGTGCGCTACCCCTTTGGGGCAAGAACAGATAGAGGAATACACCTGCCGGGCTTTGGCCCAGTAG